One Thermofilum pendens Hrk 5 DNA segment encodes these proteins:
- the cca gene encoding CCA tRNA nucleotidyltransferase: MTCRDPCVFKYPECLEEVLKKVKPSAEDKRALDLFAERLMAVVLEEANTRAGGEVSVELHGSYRHDTWLKGEADIDLFLLFPKKYSLEEMKEVARRVSEGSSARLGARVEERYASHPYYTLVFPNSVEVDVVPAYRVFSPSEIVTPVDRTQLHTAYLERKLSEKPWLKDEIRLLKRLLKNLGIYGAEQSLKGFSGYLAEILVVYYDGLEKLLREAARWRPGKVAVPDGKDLLERFKGQPLVVLDPVDSRRNAAASVSLDSLSKFILAAKMFSEDENILCCLLDPPEPRVDPDEELPRLLSSHNVIAVLARRHPELPGDALLGKMQRIGKSLEGYLAGLGFKVLRFKATLLSGTPALLVELESLTSPKTVLHVGPPVWHPNAGNFLRKWSTKSYGPFVSNGRLAVIRNVVSEEISEHVLSLLKSYAGFSWEVKDLRNILRDLSAEEKKEVYRWLSSVEPWTICAQYMS; encoded by the coding sequence ATGACTTGCCGTGATCCATGCGTCTTTAAGTACCCGGAGTGCCTTGAAGAAGTCCTGAAGAAAGTAAAGCCCAGCGCAGAGGATAAGAGAGCTCTCGACCTTTTCGCGGAGAGACTAATGGCGGTGGTGCTCGAGGAGGCGAATACGCGTGCAGGAGGAGAAGTGAGCGTAGAGCTTCACGGCTCCTACAGGCACGATACTTGGTTGAAAGGCGAGGCAGACATAGACTTGTTCCTCTTATTCCCGAAGAAGTATTCGCTGGAAGAGATGAAGGAGGTGGCCAGAAGAGTTTCTGAAGGTTCTTCTGCAAGGCTGGGCGCTCGAGTAGAGGAAAGGTATGCCTCCCATCCGTACTACACGCTAGTGTTCCCGAACAGCGTCGAAGTAGATGTAGTGCCTGCATACAGGGTTTTTTCTCCAAGCGAGATAGTCACGCCTGTCGACAGGACGCAACTTCACACTGCGTACCTCGAGAGAAAGCTGTCGGAGAAACCCTGGCTCAAGGACGAGATACGCCTCTTGAAAAGGTTACTAAAAAACCTGGGAATCTACGGCGCTGAGCAGAGCTTAAAGGGGTTCTCAGGATACCTAGCGGAGATACTCGTCGTGTACTACGACGGGCTCGAGAAGCTCCTACGCGAAGCGGCGCGGTGGCGTCCCGGCAAAGTCGCGGTGCCCGACGGGAAGGATCTTCTGGAAAGGTTCAAGGGACAGCCGCTCGTGGTTCTTGACCCCGTGGATTCCAGGAGAAACGCGGCGGCGTCTGTGAGCCTTGACTCGTTGTCGAAGTTTATCCTTGCCGCCAAGATGTTCAGTGAAGACGAGAACATCCTGTGTTGCCTGTTAGACCCTCCGGAGCCCCGAGTGGATCCAGACGAGGAACTGCCCCGCTTACTGAGTTCGCACAACGTTATTGCCGTGCTGGCACGTCGTCACCCCGAATTACCTGGCGATGCCTTGCTCGGCAAGATGCAGAGAATAGGCAAAAGCCTCGAGGGCTACCTCGCAGGGCTAGGCTTTAAGGTTCTAAGGTTCAAGGCCACGTTGCTATCTGGTACACCGGCGTTGCTAGTAGAGCTGGAATCGCTTACTTCGCCGAAGACGGTTCTACACGTAGGACCACCTGTTTGGCACCCCAACGCGGGGAACTTTCTCAGGAAGTGGTCTACGAAGAGCTACGGTCCCTTCGTTTCAAACGGTAGGCTCGCCGTGATTAGAAACGTGGTTTCAGAGGAAATCTCGGAGCACGTATTATCGCTTTTGAAGAGCTACGCGGGTTTTTCCTGGGAGGTTAAGGATTTGAGGAACATAC
- the thpR gene encoding RNA 2',3'-cyclic phosphodiesterase has product MTNLIRSFVAVKVSSPSVLQRVEALQSDLRDAGLSAKFVEKENLHITLRFLGEIPPHTLEEVRNRLAKLSYHRFKIVLKGVGGFPSLDRPRVLWIGVDEGSRELSELAELVRTSLKGVKLPEPDEEFHPHLTIARLKGPLSAGARRIIAGSADTVFGEQEVTSFSLYKSTLTPRGPIYDEIARYDLP; this is encoded by the coding sequence ATGACTAACCTGATACGTAGTTTCGTAGCGGTAAAAGTGTCCTCTCCAAGCGTTCTGCAGAGGGTTGAAGCCCTGCAGTCTGATTTACGCGACGCTGGTTTAAGCGCGAAGTTTGTTGAGAAAGAAAACCTCCACATTACGCTGAGATTCCTCGGAGAAATCCCTCCGCACACGCTAGAGGAAGTTAGAAACAGATTGGCGAAACTGAGCTACCACAGATTCAAGATCGTCTTGAAGGGGGTGGGGGGCTTCCCAAGTCTTGACCGCCCGAGAGTTCTCTGGATAGGTGTAGATGAAGGAAGCAGAGAGCTATCAGAGCTAGCTGAGCTCGTGAGAACCTCGCTGAAAGGAGTGAAGCTCCCGGAACCCGACGAGGAGTTTCACCCCCATTTAACCATTGCGCGGTTAAAGGGACCTTTAAGCGCAGGCGCGAGGAGAATAATCGCCGGAAGCGCGGATACCGTTTTTGGGGAGCAGGAAGTAACATCCTTCTCGCTCTACAAAAGCACTTTAACGCCGCGCGGGCCGATTTATGACGAGATCGCCAGATATGACTTGCCGTGA